One genomic segment of Ictalurus punctatus breed USDA103 chromosome 12, Coco_2.0, whole genome shotgun sequence includes these proteins:
- the hdac1 gene encoding histone deacetylase 1 isoform X1, with amino-acid sequence MIGVDVWSQVVVEVSCRKSGRLQPQTVTGAKMALTSQGTKKKVCYYYDGDVGNYYYGQGHPMKPHRIRMTHNLLLNYGLYRKMEIYRPHKANAEEMTKYHSDDYIKFLRSIRPDNMSEYSKQMQRFNVGEDCPVFDGLFEFCQLSTGGSVAGAVKLNKQQTDIAINWAGGLHHAKKSEASGFCYVNDIVLAILELLKYHQRVLYIDIDIHHGDGVEEAFYTTDRVMTVSFHKYGEYFPGTGDLRDIGAGKGKYYAVNYPLRDGIDDESYEAIFKPIMAKVMEMYQPSAVVLQCGADSLSGDRLGCFNLTIKGHAKCVEYMKSFNLPLLMLGGGGYTIRNVARCWTYETAVALDSTIPNELPYNDYFEYFGPDFKLHISPSNMTNQNTNDYLEKIKQRLFENLRMLPHAPGVQMQAIPEDAVQEDSGDEEDDPDKRIPIRAHDKRIACDEEFSDSEDEGQGGRRNAANYKKVKRVKTEEEKDGEEKKGERTDVKEEEKTPEEKMDTKGPKEELKTT; translated from the exons ATGATTGGTGTAGACGTGTGGAGCCAAGTTGTAGTTGAAGTGAGCTGCAGAAAGTCCGGCAGGCTTCAGCCTCAGACTGTAACCGGAGCTAAAATGGCGCTGACTTCCCAAGGAACAAAGAAGAAAGTTTGCTATTATTATGACG GTGATGTTGGGAATTATTACTATGGCCAGGGTCATCCCATGAAGCCTCACCGCATCCGCATGACCCACAACCTCCTCCTCAACTATGGCCTCTATAGGAAGATGGAGATCTAT AGGCCCCACAAAGCCAACGCTGAAGAGATGACCAAATACCACAGTGACGACTACATCAAGTTCCTCCGCTCCATCCGCCCAGATAACATGTCCGAGTACAGCAAGCAGATGCAGAGAT TTAACGTGGGTGAAGATTGCCCCGTGTTCGACGGCCTGTTTGAGTTCTGTCAGCTTTCAACAGGCGGCTCTGTCG CGGGTGCCGTGAAACTAAACAAGCAGCAGACAGACATCGCCATTAACTGGGCAGGCGGTCTTCATCACGCCAAGAAGTCGGAGGCGTCCGGTTTCTGCTACGTCAATGACATCGTGCTGGCCATCCTGGAACTGCTCAA GTACCATCAAAGAGTTCTGTATATCGATATCGACATCCACCACGGCGACGGAGTAGAGGAGGCCTTCTACACCACAGACCGTGTCATGACCGTGTCTTTCCATAAGTATGGAGAGTACTTTCCTGGCACAGGTGACCTCAGa GACATTGGCGCTGGAAAGGGCAAATACTACGCCGTGAACTACCCACTCAGGGATGGGATCGATGACGAGTCTTACGAAGCCATATTCAAACCT ATCATGGCCAAAGTAATGGAGATGTACCAGCCGAGTGCTGTAGTGCTTCAGTGTGGTGCTGACTCTCTGTCTGGGGACAGGCTGGGCTGCTTCAACCTCACCATCAAAG GTCACGCTAAGTGTGTGGAGTACATGAAGAGTTTTAACCTGCCCTTGCTCATGCTGGGTGGAGGAGGCTACACCATCAGGAACGTGGCTCGCTGCTGGACCTACGAGACAGCCGTGGCCCTGGATAGCACTATTCCTAATG AGCTTCCATACAATGATTACTTTGAATATTTCGGACCTGACTTCAAGCTTCACATCAGTCCCTCCAACATGACCAACCAGAACACAAACGACTACCTAGAAAAGATCAA GCAGCGTCTGTTTGAGAACCTGCGCATGCTGCCCCACGCTCCCGGAGTGCAGATGCAGGCGATCCCAGAAGACGCCGTGCAGGAGGACAGCGGGGACGAGGAGGACGACCCGGACAAACGCATACCTA TCCGTGCCCACGATAAGCGGATAGCCTGCGACGAGGAGTTCTCCGATTCCGAGGATGAAGGACAAGGCGGCCGCAGAAACGCAGCCAACTACAAGAAGGTCAAGAGAGTGAAGACCGAGGAGGAGAAAGATGGGGAAGAGAAGAAAGGTGAGCGCACAG ATGTGAAGGAGGAAGAGAAAACCCCAGAAGAGAAAATGGACACAAAAGg GCCAAAAGAAGAGCTGAAAACAACCTGA
- the hdac1 gene encoding histone deacetylase 1 isoform X2 yields the protein MIGVDVWSQVVVEVSCRKSGRLQPQTVTGAKMALTSQGTKKKVCYYYDGDVGNYYYGQGHPMKPHRIRMTHNLLLNYGLYRKMEIYRPHKANAEEMTKYHSDDYIKFLRSIRPDNMSEYSKQMQRFNVGEDCPVFDGLFEFCQLSTGGSVAGAVKLNKQQTDIAINWAGGLHHAKKSEASGFCYVNDIVLAILELLKYHQRVLYIDIDIHHGDGVEEAFYTTDRVMTVSFHKYGEYFPGTGDLRDIGAGKGKYYAVNYPLRDGIDDESYEAIFKPIMAKVMEMYQPSAVVLQCGADSLSGDRLGCFNLTIKGHAKCVEYMKSFNLPLLMLGGGGYTIRNVARCWTYETAVALDSTIPNELPYNDYFEYFGPDFKLHISPSNMTNQNTNDYLEKIKQRLFENLRMLPHAPGVQMQAIPEDAVQEDSGDEEDDPDKRIPIRAHDKRIACDEEFSDSEDEGQGGRRNAANYKKVKRVKTEEEKDGEEKKDVKEEEKTPEEKMDTKGPKEELKTT from the exons ATGATTGGTGTAGACGTGTGGAGCCAAGTTGTAGTTGAAGTGAGCTGCAGAAAGTCCGGCAGGCTTCAGCCTCAGACTGTAACCGGAGCTAAAATGGCGCTGACTTCCCAAGGAACAAAGAAGAAAGTTTGCTATTATTATGACG GTGATGTTGGGAATTATTACTATGGCCAGGGTCATCCCATGAAGCCTCACCGCATCCGCATGACCCACAACCTCCTCCTCAACTATGGCCTCTATAGGAAGATGGAGATCTAT AGGCCCCACAAAGCCAACGCTGAAGAGATGACCAAATACCACAGTGACGACTACATCAAGTTCCTCCGCTCCATCCGCCCAGATAACATGTCCGAGTACAGCAAGCAGATGCAGAGAT TTAACGTGGGTGAAGATTGCCCCGTGTTCGACGGCCTGTTTGAGTTCTGTCAGCTTTCAACAGGCGGCTCTGTCG CGGGTGCCGTGAAACTAAACAAGCAGCAGACAGACATCGCCATTAACTGGGCAGGCGGTCTTCATCACGCCAAGAAGTCGGAGGCGTCCGGTTTCTGCTACGTCAATGACATCGTGCTGGCCATCCTGGAACTGCTCAA GTACCATCAAAGAGTTCTGTATATCGATATCGACATCCACCACGGCGACGGAGTAGAGGAGGCCTTCTACACCACAGACCGTGTCATGACCGTGTCTTTCCATAAGTATGGAGAGTACTTTCCTGGCACAGGTGACCTCAGa GACATTGGCGCTGGAAAGGGCAAATACTACGCCGTGAACTACCCACTCAGGGATGGGATCGATGACGAGTCTTACGAAGCCATATTCAAACCT ATCATGGCCAAAGTAATGGAGATGTACCAGCCGAGTGCTGTAGTGCTTCAGTGTGGTGCTGACTCTCTGTCTGGGGACAGGCTGGGCTGCTTCAACCTCACCATCAAAG GTCACGCTAAGTGTGTGGAGTACATGAAGAGTTTTAACCTGCCCTTGCTCATGCTGGGTGGAGGAGGCTACACCATCAGGAACGTGGCTCGCTGCTGGACCTACGAGACAGCCGTGGCCCTGGATAGCACTATTCCTAATG AGCTTCCATACAATGATTACTTTGAATATTTCGGACCTGACTTCAAGCTTCACATCAGTCCCTCCAACATGACCAACCAGAACACAAACGACTACCTAGAAAAGATCAA GCAGCGTCTGTTTGAGAACCTGCGCATGCTGCCCCACGCTCCCGGAGTGCAGATGCAGGCGATCCCAGAAGACGCCGTGCAGGAGGACAGCGGGGACGAGGAGGACGACCCGGACAAACGCATACCTA TCCGTGCCCACGATAAGCGGATAGCCTGCGACGAGGAGTTCTCCGATTCCGAGGATGAAGGACAAGGCGGCCGCAGAAACGCAGCCAACTACAAGAAGGTCAAGAGAGTGAAGACCGAGGAGGAGAAAGATGGGGAAGAGAAGAAAG ATGTGAAGGAGGAAGAGAAAACCCCAGAAGAGAAAATGGACACAAAAGg GCCAAAAGAAGAGCTGAAAACAACCTGA
- the marcksl1b gene encoding MARCKS-related protein 1-B: MGSQASKGGVTAEGKAADAAPDAAGAKTNGQENGHVKTNGDVSAKAEGDSGATTNGSAEAAKEAEAGAGDAIEPAPTAEGESAKPEGEAAKETPKKKKKKFSLKNSFKFKGLSLKKSKKASTDVKEDSVKEEEKKEEKPAENGSTEEKKEEEAKPEENAAAAAAPAETPKAEEAPPKTEEAAAPKEEAATPSAEPTKPTEETNSTPAASEQKE; this comes from the exons ATGGGATCACAGGCGTCTAAGGGAGGAGTGACCGCGGAGGGCAAAGCTGCCGATGCTGCACCGGACGCCGCCGGGGCGAAGACTAACGGACAG GAGAACGGGCACGTCAAGACGAACGGCGATGTCTCTGCCAAAGCAGAGGGCGACTCTGGTGCCACAACCAACGGCTCTGCCGAGGCTGCCAAGGAGGCCGAAGCTGGAGCAGGAGACGCCATCGAACCTGCACCCACCGCCGAGGGCGAAAGCGCCAAGCCCGAGGGCGAAGCGGCCAAGGAGACCcctaaaaagaagaagaagaagttctCGCTGAAGAATTCATTCAAGTTCAAGGGTCTGTCGCTGAAAAAGAGCAAGAAGGCGAGCACCGATGTGAAGGAGGATTCCgtgaaggaggaagagaagaaggaggagaagccGGCTGAAAATGGTTCCAccgaggagaagaaggaggaagaggcCAAGCCCGAGGAGAACgctgctgctgcagctgccCCAGCCGAGACCCCCAAGGCCGAGGAGGCTCCTCCCAAAACCGAGGAAGCCGCCGCCCCCAAGGAAGAGGCCGCCACCCCCTCGGCTGAGCCCACAAAACCGACAGAGGAGACCAACTCGACACCTGCAGCATCCGAACAGAAGGAGTGA